The Dendropsophus ebraccatus isolate aDenEbr1 chromosome 3, aDenEbr1.pat, whole genome shotgun sequence genome includes a region encoding these proteins:
- the LOC138786754 gene encoding oocyte zinc finger protein XlCOF6-like has protein sequence MDDSKDDQYKEDVTMKDINSINATDKTVKEEEPVDSSDEQYKEDITTGDCTRRSEGNLIYSGYKAENPITQDTYEEHSITPDPPSAPHSKDLSSHPYIPVPSTDSSQLTKKNKEKTFLCSECGKCFTKKSNLVAHQRTHTGEKPFSCSKCGKCYTAISNLNKHQRIHTGEKPFSSKKCEEFFTHKSDLFKHKKTHAGEKPFPCSECGKSFTLKSQLTIHERIHTGEKPFSCSECEKCFTSNSYLVKHQKIHTAEKPFSCLKCGKCFRRKSHLTIHERSHTGEKPFSCQECKRCYTQKTILTAHQRTHTGERPFSCSECDKCFIHKSILIKHQRIHTGERPFLCSNCGECFPDKSQLIRHQKIHTGDKPFSCSECGKCFIEKSSLIKHQRIHTGEKLFFCSECGQWFTAKSSLIKHQRIHTGEKPFSCSECGKYFTEKSQLIKHQRIHTGVKPFLCSDCGKCFAASSHLTRHKRTHTGENGVL, from the exons ATGGATGACAGCAAGGATGATCAGTATAAAGAGGACGTCACAATGAAGGATATAAACTCTATTAATGCTACAGACAAGACGGTAAAAGAAGAAGAGCCAgttgacagcagtgatgagcagtataaggaggacatcactacag GTGActgtacccggagatcagagggaaatcTGATATATTCAGGTTATAAAGCAGAGAATCCTATCACAcaggatacatatgaagaacattctattaccccagatccaccctcagcccctcacagcaaagatctgtcATCTCATCCTTATATACCAGTCCCCTCTACTGATTCATCACAGCTTACTAAGAAAAATAAGGAGAagacatttttatgttcagaatgtgggaaatgttttactaaaaAATCTAATCTTGTTGCTCatcaaagaactcatacaggagagaagccattttcgtgttcaaaatgtgggaaatgttatactgCCATATCAAATCTCaataaacatcaaagaattcacacaggggaaaagccattttcatctAAAAAATGTGAGGAATTTTTTACCCATAAATCAGATCTTTTCAAACATAAAAAAACTCAcgcaggggagaagccgtttccatgttcagagtgtggaaaaagttttactttgaaatctcaactcactatacatgaaaggattcacacaggggagaagccattttcatgttcagaatgtgagaaatgttttacttcTAACTcatatcttgttaaacatcaaaaaattcacacagcggaaaagccattttcatgtttaaaatgtggaaaatgttttagacGAAAATCACAtctcactatacatgaaagatctcatacaggagagaaaccattttcatgccaAGAATGTAAAAGATGTTATACACAGAAAACAATACTCACTGctcatcaaagaactcacacaggagaaaggccattttcatgttcagaatgtgataaATGTTTCATTCATAAATCAATTCttattaaacatcaaagaattcacacaggagagaggccGTTTTTATGTTCAAATTGTGGAGAATGTTTTCCTGATAAATCACAACTTATtagacatcaaaaaattcacacaggagataagccattttcatgttcagaatgtgggaaatgttttattgagAAATCATCACTcattaaacatcaaagaattcacacaggggaaaagctaTTTTTCTGTTCAGAATGTGGGCAATGGTTTACTGCGAAATCATCACttattaaacatcaaagaattcacacgggagagaaacccttttcatgttcagaatgtgggaaatattttactgAGAAATCACAACTAATTAAGCATCAAAGAATTCATACAGGagtgaagccatttttatgttcagattgtggaaaatgttttgctgcgAGCTCACATCTTACTAGACataaaagaactcacacaggggagaatgGAGTGTTATAA